A window from Canis lupus familiaris isolate Mischka breed German Shepherd chromosome 18, alternate assembly UU_Cfam_GSD_1.0, whole genome shotgun sequence encodes these proteins:
- the LOC119864124 gene encoding olfactory receptor 4C11-like, whose protein sequence is MSMNSSVNEFILLGLTQDPRKQKAIFGVFLMLYLATLLGNFLIVVTIKRSRTLGSPMYFFLFYLSFADACFSTTIAPRLIVDAISQQKTISYKECMTQVFSAHFFGCMEIFVLILMAFDRYVAICKPLRYTTIMNRHVCSVLVILGWVGSCIHSSAQIVLASRLPFCGPNVIDHYFCDLQPLLKLACMDTYVINLLVVTNSGAICLVSFIILLISYVVILYSLRNHSAEGRRKALSTCTSHFIVVVLFFGPCIFMYTRPATTFPVDKVVAVFCTIGTPLLNPLIYTLRNAEVKNAMKKLWCSKG, encoded by the coding sequence ATGTCAATGAATAGCAGCGTGAATGAATTCATTCTGCTTGGCTTGACACAGgatccaagaaaacagaaagcaatatTTGGGGTCTTCTTAATGCTTTACCTTGCCACACTGTTGGGAAACTTTCTCATTGTAGTGACTATTAAAAGAAGCAGGACTCTTGGGagtcccatgtacttcttcctatTTTACCTGTCCTTTGCTGATGCCTGCTTCTCTACAACCATTGCCCCCAGATTGATTGTGGATGCCATTTCCCAGCAGAAGACCATTTCCTACAAGGAGTGCATGACTCAGGTCTTTTCAGCCCACTTCTTTGGATGCATGGAAATCTTCGTGCTGATCCTCATGGCTTTTGATCGCTATGTAGCCATTTGTAAGCCCTTGCGATACACAACCATCATGAACAGGCATGTCTGCAGTGTGCTGGTGATTCTGGGTTGGGTGGGATCCTGTATCCACTCTTCAGCACAAATTGTCCTGGCTTCGAGATTGCCTTTCTGTGGTCCCAATGTGATTGATCACTATTTCTGTGATTTGCAGCCCTTGTTGAAACTTGCTTGCATGGACACTTATGTAATAAATTTGCTAGTTGTTACTAATAGTGGAGCCATATGCTTGGTGAGTTTCATAATCTTGCTTATCTCCTATGTTGTCATCTTGTACTCTCTGAGAAACCACAGTGCAGAAGGAAGGCGAAAAGCCCTTTCGACCTGCACCTCCCATTTTATTGTGGTTGTCCTATTTTTTGGCCCATGTATATTCATGTATACACGCCCGGCAACCACATTTCCAGTAGACAAGGTGGTGGCAGTGTTTTGTACCATTGGGACACCCTTGCTGAACCCTCTGATCTATACACTGAGGAATGCGGAagtgaaaaatgccatgaaaaagtTATGGTGTAGCAAAGGGTGA